The DNA region CAGTACCGGGCGAAGTCCGTCATCGCGGCGGCGCGGGCGTCCGGGTAGCCGAACGGGCCACCCACGGTGACGGCCACGCCACCGTTGCGCCGGAACGCCACCCCGGCGCGCCCGTCGGCCGCGAACCAGTAGGCGTTGCCACGCCAGGTCGTCATCCACCCGAAGGTGTCGCCGCCGCCGGCGAGCACCAGCGCCCGGGCCCGTTCGCGGTCGGACCGGGAGCCGTCCGCGTCGGTGTCGGGTTCCACTGCGCCGGTGGGCCGGACCGCGGCGAGCGCGACGACGAACCAGAGCACGGGTCCGGCGAGTCCGATCACGATGCGGAGCGCCGTGCCGAGCGAGGGCAGTTGCTCCCAGAAGGTCAGGGGCGAGAGGGGGCCGAGGGCGGCGACGGCGAGCCGGAGCGGGTCCTCGACGTGCTCCGGGGCCGACGCCGCGAACACCGCGACGGTGCCGACCACGACGGCGACCGCAGCGACGACGGTCACCGCGAAGGCGACCACACGCCGCCGTGAGGGCAGCACCGTGAACGACCGGCGCCGGAGCACGAGGACGGCCGCGGTCGCGAGCGGCACCACGATCGACGCACCGACCGACAGCGCCGTGACGAACTCGTCGGCGGTGCCCTGCAGCCCGCCGGCCCGCGCCGGCAGCACCCCGTAGGTCACGGCGGCCGCGACCGCCGTCACCACGTCGACCGCCACCACGAGCCAGACGGCGAACCGGCTGCCCCGGAAGAGCCCGAGGCCGCCCACCACGAGGACGAGCAGCGGCGCGATCGCGAGCAGCAGCGTCCACGGGTCGGTCGCGCGGTACGCCAGCAGCGCGCGGAGGCACTGCCCAGCGGCCCCGTCGGTGCCGCAGCCGCTCACGGGGGTGACGGGACCGGTGCCGAGCACCGCGGCGATCGGCGCGAGCAGTCCGATCCGTGCGCGGGAGACGAGCGCCACCACGGGGCCGATCGCCGACACCAGCACGACCGTCCCGAGCAGCACCCGGGTCTCGCGGTGCGAGCTGCGCACCCATCCGCCGCGCTCCGGGGTGCGACGGAGCAGCTCACCGAGCACCCATCCCGTCCCGGCAGCGAGCACCGCGTACAGGTCGGAGGCGTGTCCGGCGTAGAGCAGGAGCGCGGCCACGACGGCGAGCGCGTTCACCCGGATGCGCCGTCGCCAGAGCGGTCCGGCGAACGCACTCGCGGTGACGATCGTCCCGACGATCGCGGTCCAGGGGTCGAAGGCCGTCGCGCGCCCGAGCAGCAGACCGGTGACATCGCGGCCGTCCGTGTCGACGAACGCGGTGAGCGCGCCGGCCGCGGTGCCGACGACCGTGGTGACGACGAACGCCAGGGCGGTCCGCCACGACCCCATCAGCCGCTCGGCGGCACCGACGAGGACGACGACGCCGGCGATCGTGGTGAGCAACGCGACCGCGCCGGTGGACGCCGCGAAGATCCGGAAGGGCCCGTACGAGGCCGGGTCGGCACCGTGCAGCACCCGGACGACGATGCCGAAGACCGCGGTCGCGACCACGAGGAACGTGATGGCGGCCGTCACCGGATGCCGGACGAGGGCGGAGCGCACCCCCTCATGGTGGTGCCGGCCGGCCGTTCGGACAACTCCGGGCACGGTGACGAGGGGCGCCGGCGGTGCGACGCCCCTCGGTCACCTGCTGTCAGCGCGGCCCGTCGGTGCCGACCGCCGAGTGCCGGTGACGGAGCACGAGCGTGCCCGCCCCGGCGAGCAGCAGCAGGAGCGCGAACCCGACGGGGACGACCGGCGAGGCCGCTCCCGTGTAGGCGAGCGCCGTCGCGCCGTCACCGGCGGCGCCGACCGTGTCGGCCACCGTCCGAGCGACGGCCGGGATCCCGCTGGTCGCGCCGGCCGTGGTGGTCACCACACCCGTCCTGGAGGCCCGGGTCGGCCCGTCCGAGCCGGTGGCACCGACCGGGGTGGTCACGGTTCCGGGCACGGTGACGTCGCCGTCGTCCGTCCCGTCACCGGGCGTCGTGCCCGGGTCCGTACCGGGATCGGTGCCCGGGTCCGTACCGGGGTCAGTGCCGTCGCCCGGGGTCGTGCCCGGGTCCGTGCCGGGGTCGGTGCCCGGGTCCGTGCCGGGGTCGGGCGTCGTGCCGGTGCCCGGCGTGGTGGCGGTCCCGTCACCGACGACGCCGATGCCGTTCCCACCGATGGTGATCGGCAGGCTGATCACCGGGACCACCTGGGTGCCGGAGAGCAGGCCGCCGTCACCGGAGGTCGCATCCCCGGCCGACGGGGTCGTGCTGCCCACGGTGGTGCCCGCCGGGGTCGCCCCGCCGGTGCTGGTGCCGTCGCCGACGACGCCGATGCCGTTCCCGCTGATCGTGATCGGGACCGCGACCACCGGGGCCACCTGGGTGCCCGAGGCGGTGCCGTCCGCCCCGTCCGTCGTGCCACCGGCAGCCGGAGCCGGACCGGCAGCGGTGCCGGTCCCCGCAGCGGGCGTCGTGCCCGCCGAGGTGCCGTCACCGAGCAGCCCGATGCCGTTGCCGCCGATCGTGACCGGGACGTCGACCAGTCCGCCGACCTGCGTGCCGGAGAGCAGCCCGTCGTCGCCGGACGTGCTCGGCGTGGTCGTGGCCGGAGCGGCCGGTGTCGGCGTCGCCGCCGTGCCGGACCCCGCAGCGGTGCCGTCCCCGAGGACCCCGATGCCGTTGCCGGACACCGTCACCGGGACCGACACGACCGGGGCGACCTGGGTCCCCGAAACCGTGCCGTCCTCGCCCGAGGTGACCGGTGCCGGAGCAGCGGGCTCGGCCGGTGCCGCCGGAGTGGATGCCGCCGGGATGGGCGGCGTCGAGGTCGACGCCGCGTCACCACCGACGGCGACCGCGTTGCCACCGATCGTGACGGGCACGGTCACGTCGCTGGCGACCTGGGTCCCCGAGCCGGTGCCGTCCGAACCGGACGTGGTCGGAGCGGCCGCCGGAGCAGCGGCGGGGGCCGGAGCCGGAGCAGCAGCCGGGGTCGACACCGCGTCACCACCGACGGCGACGGCGTTGCCACCGACGGAGACCGGGGCGGTCACGGCCGGCGCCACCTGGGTGCCGGAGGCCGTGCCGTCGGCACCCGAGGTCGTCGGCGCCGGGGCAGGAGCCGGAGCCGGTGCAGAAGCGGCCGCTGGGGCCGCAGGAGCCGCGGCGGGCGAGGTCACCGACGACACCGCGTCGCCGAGCACCCCGAGGGCGTTGCCGGTGAGGGACACCGGAGCGTCCACCGACGGAACCACCTGGGTTCCGGACACGGCGCCGTCCGCTCCGGAGGTCGTGGCAGCGTTCGCCGCTGCAGCCCCTCCGAGCGTGAGGCCGCCGACGAAGAGGGCGAACCAGAGCCCTCTCGAGACGTACTTGTTCATGGTCGTACTCCCTGATCGAGATCGTTGGCCGACCGCGGTCGCGGTCGGTGTGCGTGCGTGCCTGCCGTGCCGGACAGGCGCACCGATCTCAGTCAGGGGCGACGTCGTGCTCGCCGACGACCGATGCGGGGACCGCATCGTCGGCGGGCGTGCCGCGAGACCCCGCGGCGAGGGAGACGACGTCGTCGGTCGAGCCGACGATGCCGACGGCTGCGACGCCGCCGGGAGTCGAGGTGGCACTGCCACCGAGGACGCCCGCGCCGCCTTGGCCGTCGGACGGCACTCCGTGGCCGTCGCCCGGCTCGGGGACGAGCAGGGCGGTGCCGCCGAGGGTCGCGTCCTGCACGGCACCAGCGACGGGGCCGACGAGCGGTCCGGTCACGAAGGTGGACGGCGCGGTCACACTCGACCGGCGCTCGGCGTCGGGGGCGGGCGTCACGCCCGTACCCGCGCCCGTCGACGCGACCGTGGTCGCGGACGGGGTCGTCGCCGGGGCGGCAGCCTGCGGCGGTCGCGCGGACGGGACAGCCGAGCCGGGCACGCCGGACGGGGTGGTGCCGACGACGAGCGGAGGGGCGGGGACGTCGATGACGGGATCCGTGCCTCCTGGCAGGACGCCACCGAACGACGGGACCACGCCTGCGACGACGTCGGGGACCTGTCCGACGATCGTGCCGACACCGCCGAGGGTGTCGTCGACCAGGCCGGTGACCGGAGCGGTGACCGTGCCGAGGGTGTCGCCGCCGACGACGGGGCCGACCACCGGGACGCCGCTGACCACGTGGTCGAGCGTGTCGACGACCGTGGTCACCGGTCGCGCGTCGGTGACCGTCCGCACGGTCCCGGAGACGGGACGCAGCACCGTCGCGACGGTGTCGGTGACGGGCCGGGAGGCGGTGCCCACGTGCTCGACGACGCCCTGCACCGGGTGCGTGGCCGGCTCGGCCGCAGGGGCGGTCGTGGCCGGCACCGCGGGCGCGGTCGCCAGAGCGGCAGGGGTCGGAGCT from Curtobacterium sp. MCJR17_020 includes:
- a CDS encoding DUF2156 domain-containing protein is translated as MRSALVRHPVTAAITFLVVATAVFGIVVRVLHGADPASYGPFRIFAASTGAVALLTTIAGVVVLVGAAERLMGSWRTALAFVVTTVVGTAAGALTAFVDTDGRDVTGLLLGRATAFDPWTAIVGTIVTASAFAGPLWRRRIRVNALAVVAALLLYAGHASDLYAVLAAGTGWVLGELLRRTPERGGWVRSSHRETRVLLGTVVLVSAIGPVVALVSRARIGLLAPIAAVLGTGPVTPVSGCGTDGAAGQCLRALLAYRATDPWTLLLAIAPLLVLVVGGLGLFRGSRFAVWLVVAVDVVTAVAAAVTYGVLPARAGGLQGTADEFVTALSVGASIVVPLATAAVLVLRRRSFTVLPSRRRVVAFAVTVVAAVAVVVGTVAVFAASAPEHVEDPLRLAVAALGPLSPLTFWEQLPSLGTALRIVIGLAGPVLWFVVALAAVRPTGAVEPDTDADGSRSDRERARALVLAGGGDTFGWMTTWRGNAYWFAADGRAGVAFRRNGGVAVTVGGPFGYPDARAAAMTDFARYCDDNGWTTVFYGIDAGTAELLTTQGWSTLPVAEDADLDPRTWTTTGKRKQDVRTAVNRARREGITATWSSWQDLPPSTARQIEAISEEWVSERELPEMGFTLGGVDEMRDPAVRTLVAQDATGRVLAVTSWLPSHREGRVVGWTLDVMRRTEAAPNGVMEFLVASAAERMRDDGVERLSLSAAPLAQAGENAAPSDGVQSLLELVGGVLEPVYGFRSLLRFKQKFGPDLHPLVLAYPDPVALPSIGLAVVRAYLPDLSLRQAVALARGRG